ctgtagctgtccattgggtgcactggctctggcgCTCCCCAAGAGGTACAGGCCaatgtcagccactgcctgtgttctgtctggggccacccAACAtaaagctacaaagcaatctgcagatggctgctacttgtgctgggcttaaagGTGTCCAAgcgaggccaagctgtgaaccaaggccatctgctgctagtgctgggcctggggccacttagcaagaggtagagGGGCTCGCTGAGGCCAGCTACTGCTTGTTTAAAAGGaattaggaaaatctgaagcatgagccaagacaagctttttgtatggaaaagccaccagAAACAGTTTGGGTGCACAAAAGTTGTTTGGTGCcaagcctcagggaatcaccagggcatgGCAAACAGTGCAGTCCAGGTTgttagagtctcagatatggtgccctgcctgccagctctctgGGGGAGTCTCATTACAGAAACCATGGcccctgccagcacttctgtctgggagaaagctgccccccagctctcacctgatgccagacactccaTCTCATTCTCGTTTGCCTCTGGTGCCTTTTaggctgctaccctggtgctggagctcaggagtgggtctgagtaagtccatgtgtgggccctttaagaggaacttccagGGATTTCAGCACTTTCTGTTATCCTCAgcctcaatctccactggttttttcggccagaagttatggagacttatctttctggtgctggaaccctgggctgaggggcctggtgtgggactggaaCCCCTTGTTCCCGAAatagttctcccaatttttaATCCCCACAGGTGGGtgtaggaccagcccattccgtGTCTCTGCCTCTTCTACTACTCTTGATGTGGCTTTTTCTTGAATTCTGTAGTTGTGAGTCGGCTTGATTTCCGGTGGTTCTAAATAATGGTGGGTCTGTAGTTTGGTTGTAACTTTGTTGTGGCTGTGCACGGAGGCACGCTGTGTTTACCTAGGCTGCCACCTTAGCTTTCTCAATATCTGTTTAGGATTCTGTAATCACTCTATATTCTTTTTACAATTTTGGTTATTATGTTTTCTAATTAATCTGGAAacattttggtcattatttcttcaaatatttcttcagctctgttctctcttcttctaGAATTCCAGTTACATGTCTGTTGTGCTGTTTGCTATTGTACCACAGCTCTTggatgctgtttgtttgtttttttacttattctttctttgcattttcagtTTGTATAATTTCTCATTCCCCATCATCAAGTGTACCGATCCTTTCCTAGGCGATAGGTGTTCCTATTGAAGAGCCTGCTCAGAGCATTCTGTCTGTTcctgtgtttttggtttttagaatTCCAGCTGGTCCTCTTTCTATTCTCTCTCTGCTGAAATTACCACCTGATCTTGCATGGTCGCCTTTTTAAATagaacctttaacatttcaatcATGGTTATATTAAAGGCCCAGACTTTTAGTTCCAACATCTGTGTCATATTTGAGTGTGGTTCTGATGATTGCTTTGTGTCTTCAGactgtgttttttcttgttttggtatGCCTTGTAGTTGTTTGTTGAGAGCCAGATAGGTTATGTAGGACAGTGGATACTGAGGATTTGTAATAGTCGAGGCAGAAGTTGGGCTGTATTTGAAGTCTGTTGTTGCTATAGTTACCTGCAAGGTTTATTCTTGCTATGGGCACCCCAGACATCAGACTCCTCTGGTGACTGCTTTTGTCTCTCCTCTTGGCTTTGGGTCTTCCCTTTATGCTGTTCTCCACAAAGAAACTGTCTCTCGTGGCTATTCCAGCTGCAGTCCACCGTTATTATTACTGGAGACCTGTTGGTAGGGTATGGGAGAAGGGATTATTCCGTAATGCTCTAATTTTCAGCTTTCAAACTACATGTACACCTGGTCTCAGGGGTGTGACCTTCTGCCTTTCCAGGACTAGAGCTTgtccctcccatctctcccccAGCGGTGGGAAGTACCTACCAGTGTCCTCATCTATGGTCTTGAGGTCATTCTCCCTGCAGATTAAGACTAGATTTGGGCAGAGTGGTACTCTTCCCCGGTGGCAGTGCCCAAAGGCTGCAGGCCTTTCCTGCAGATTAAACCTTTCTTCCTTAAAGGAGATGGGAAAGTGCAGCACCAGAAAGAACATCGTCCTCTCTTTGAGAGCCTGGTGCTGTTTCTGGCGGAAACCCCTGCAAAAGGGCGGGAACCACCCCTGTGGCATCAGCCCCCAGGAGCCACTGTAAGAGCCACACTCAGTCTCCAGCAGGTTCTCAGATGTCTAGTTTTATCTTTCCAGTGTGGAGGCTTCTGCCTCAGGTAAGTAAGTGTTTGGGTCCTATCTTTCCCTGAAGGCACCTCTCTCCAGATTTTGGGAAGGGTGGCTGTTTTCTGACCTCTGTTCTTTGATGGGTGCACAAAAAAGTCATTACTCCGCTGTCTGTCCAGCTTTTTTCTCACTGTAGGGTTGGGGGGCTACATTTTCCCACCTCTGTCTATCCCTGAGCTGCAGCTGGGAGTCCTTTAATCCACCTGAGTAGCCAGTAGTTGTTTAATACAAATAGGTAGCTAGTCATTCAAACACAATAAGttgaataaaaattcatttttccttcctgatAATTGTCACCTTTATAATctaccattttataaatgtaattgtCACTTTTGTCAGTGTTTTTTCCCATGCAGCGCTGAATTTCTCCACATACCTGGGTCTGTTGGGGGACTTGTTCTTCTCAGTCTCTTCATTCCCATTCTCAAACCACATTATTTTAGTGCTGCACTTGTAATGTTTTGATGTTCAGTAGTGTACCCTTCTCCTTCattgttcttcctttttaaaagttgacTTGGCTATTTCTAAAGATTTTTGCTTTCAGATTAATTAGACTACCTGGTCAAGATTCTAGAAATTTTGTAGGACCCAGTTGAAATTGCACTGGATTTGCAAGTGGAATGATAGGTAGTGTTGGCATCTTTTCAATATTGAATCTTCCCATTAAATAActctatatgtctattttttcaGGCCCTTAtttatattaaagttttaaaattttctttataacatGCTTACACATGTGTTGAAGCCCACCAACCAGAATGTACCAGGAGCACACTCGTAGTAAACAAAAGTTGGTTTATTTAGCTTGCTGCAGCAAGGGGAAGCATACCCAGAAGAACTGTGGGAGGATTTCTCGCAGGACTTGGTTTTGTGGCGCATAATTCAGAGGAAGATGTACACAGCAGAAGCCGGTTTGGGATTATTATCCTTGTGGCAGTGAATGTTTCTAAAATGCTCAGGTTCGAATATGTGATAGGCTGTGTCCTCTCCtcaattaaaaatgactttttaaaatgaaatcttgcccCTCACAGCAACATGGAATATTACACGCTTTAATGTGCAGATGGCTCATGACTCAGTTGTCCCCATAGCAAAGCGATCAGTAAACTCTGAGCAGCAGAACACGAGTGGAAACAGGATCTCCTCCTGAGGCCGTGGTTTTCCATATGTATCAACGTGGATGTTGAATGAAaattcatttgtgtttttctcctctttagcAAAATCCTTTATACGACACGCAGAGATGCAAGGTATTCCAGTGTGACCTGACAGAAGACGACCTTCTGGAGCACGTGCCCCCAGAGTCCGTGGACGTGGTCATGCTGATATTTGTGCTCTCTGCCATCCACCCTGAGAAGATGCGCCTGGTCTTACAGAACGTTTACAAGGTTAGTGGTTTGGAGCCTGCACTTGAGGGGTCGGACATCCCAGTCTTCTTGCTTCCCTTCCTCCACAGATCCTGTGCTGTCCAGGTTGAAGAGCCCCCATTCTCAGTGGGTAGGCTGGATAGTCAGTGTGTGGAGAGGGATTCTCCCGTGTAAAACATCCACCCTAACCTTCAATTTGTCTGGGGGCCACCACTGCTCTTCGGAGCTCGGCCAGCCCTGGAGCAAGGATGACTTTTACAGACACAAACGACCAGTGGTAACCCTGCAGCTCACCTGGGAAGCACCCAAGTGCAAGTGTGCATCACCCAGAAAGCCCGTACGCCTCACCTGTTCCGTGAGTCAGTCTGCTTTACAAAGGGAGAGGAAAGCATTCAGCAAGTTGAAAAGGTGAATGTTAGGTAAGAGAGATTCTGTGTATTTAGAcctatacattaaaatttaaccctgattttaattattttaaaagggtaGTGAGGTAGAAATTTCAGGACACTGGAAGCCTGTTAGGGAATAATTATTCCcacttaaaacaatattttaaaggatATTCAGGTATTGCCACATTGGTTTTAGCCCTCTGAggttttttaagggtttttttctccttaacctctcctttccctgccctTGGTATCTGAACACGTGAGACCCCAGCATGTACCAGTTAATGGGCGTGGAACTTAACCTGAGTTAAGAGGGAACAGATGGTAGGGTCACCTGATTTGAAGGTCCAGGTGAAGGTGAGGGGTTATTAAAGATGGGGAactagagagagggaagaagatggTGGGGTGGCTAGAGAGTGCCCCAGGTGACAGAGGGGGAACAGAGGGTCATACTTTCCAGTGCTGACAAGGCCCCGGGCCGTTACCGTGGGAGCGAGTGGCTtcagtggggggttggggggttggggCAAACAGGTCTTCGGAGGAGAAGCTCAAGTCATTACGAAGCCAGCATGTTTGGAAGGGCAATCTGCATGGATGTGGAAATTAACCAGAATTGCAAATGAAACAGTGTTGAGAGTAAGAGAGTAAACCACAAGACACATCCGTCATGAAATGAAGGGACGTGTCCTGGAACCAGCAGATGACAGTGACATTAAGGGCTGGTGGGTGATATAACCTGACGCCCAGAGCTGGGGGGTGGtcgggagaagagaggagaatgCACAGAGAGTAGCAATGAGGAGCAAGGGCGGAAACCAGTCAGGTCTTCAAGCCCAGGGCCACCAGGGCTATGGGAGAAAGCAGCCGTGACTTGAGAGGTTGCAGGGACGAGGTTGCAGGTTCCTGGTGTCATCAGGGGACAGCCGGGTTTCGTGAGCACACGAATGAAGGGGACATTCAGAGGAGGCTGTGGATACTAGTGGTTTCACCGATGAAGGTTCCAGGTGTTAGGAAGTAGTTAGGATAGAGTAAGGAATATCGGGAACCTTATGAGGATGAGGATGCCCGCTGCCATTCTTCATTACCCTGGGGGACCTCGTCAGctcaaaaaggcaagaaaagatttaaggatgagaaaaaaacaaaacccattatTTTCAGATAATATAGTTGCCtagatacaaaatattaaaaggattacAAAAGCTGTTGTAAGGTAGATCTAATTAGTCCAGGATGTTAACatcagagaaatttaaaaaccacataATTTTAAACTGGAAGAAAACCTTAAAGTTGAATTCCTTCCTTTTTGGAATGGAATGGTGAAGTAAATAGACCAAATTGTCATCAGAAGACCCAGATTCTGGTCTGCCCTATGCCACCGACTCACCTTGAAACCTCAGGCAAATCCCTTCTACTCTGAGCCTTAGTGCTTGTACGTAAAGTGGGTACAGTGGAGCTCACCCGCCCACCCCTCGGAGTTACTGGGGGAACGAGAGGACCCAGCACCGAGAAATGCCTGGTTCACCAGCTGTTCAGTGCCGTGATCACAGGAGGCGTTAGCATCGTCATTGCTACTTCACAGACGAGAAAACATGCGCAGAGGGATAAAACTACGTGTCAGGGTCACTCAGCTGGTGGGGGAAGCGCCGTACGAGTCAAGGTTGCTGGCTTCCTGCCTGAGTGTTCTTCCCGCCGTCCCATGCAGCTTTCCTTCCCATCTTCCGAAACAAAGAACAAGGCTTTCTCGTGTGAGCCAGCTTTTTCAGAGTTTTCCCCTCTCACTTACTCGCAATTTAAAACTTAGCGTTTTTGACCAAGGTAAGAAATTTCTATCCAAGAGGCTCTTTACtgacaatatttaaaatgcatgctaGTACCAACAAGAATTTACTAAATGAGAGAATCTGTAGCACACTTGAAAATACGTATCACGGACGGTACTTTATATTCTGTTCAGAAAGGAGAACCACATCAGACTACGTCAAATGTCTATTATAACAGGCAGTATATGTCATATGTCTTAAAAGATGTCTTGTTGATATAATGGGTCAGAATAAGAGCTAATAAAATGTGTACCCCCTTTGAAGTCCACTCTAGTTTGGTAATGTTGATGCAGTTTGAaaatttttcacataaaaagCAAGTGTCACAGAGTGTGCCCTTTCCTTTTCATCCTGAAAAACATGGAGCTGTTTGCTTTGTGAAACAGGGGTagttctccccactccctgctgacctttcctttctgctcagtGACGCCTGGCTCTGACAGGCTTTAGTGGGGGATCCCCCTTGGGCCTGACGTTGGAGCCCTTGCCCGCACTCTGCTCTGCTGGCCGGCTCCTCCTCACGTCAGGAAGTGCAGCAGCACCGTGTGGGGACAGTGCTCAGGTGCCCCTCCTTTTCCTGTCAGTAGTGTCCATGGAATTGGAATGACCCcacgcacacaaacacacatgtccCGAGGCTAACAGGTGTTTCTGGTTCCACAGTGTGACGCTTATGGGCCCAAGTGTGAGTCCCGACTCCCCCACTTAGTAGCTGATGCGCAGTTGCAGGCAAATCACTGAACTGTTCCAATGTGGTTTCCTCTCCTCACATGAGGATGATAATCACACTCGCTCCTTCATTTCTGGATTGGATGGAGATGCAGTGAGACGATGTCTCGAGTAAGCTGTGCAATGCTAGGCCTGTGTCATTACTGCACGGTGGGCAAGCCACACATAATTCTAGCACAGGGAAACCAGCGCGAGACTCGGAGTGAGGAAAGCCAGGCACAGTCAGTAAAAAGTCAAAATGACACCGTGTGTTTTTAAAGAGACAGTTGGACTGCAGGGTCACGGAATAGGAGGTGCTAATAAAATGTTGGGAAAGTGTTTTAATGAGGGTAAGACTGTTTTGTTTaatatctttaacattttaattgtttgacACTGGACCTTCCAGAGTGTCTTGTAAGCTCTCAAGAAGTATCACTTCATGGGCACACTGCCGGGTTGGCCGTGCCTTTGATTAGCAGGCCCTTTCCCTTCGGGTTATGGGGGTTCCAGTCTGACCCCTTTCCTAATGACTGTACGGGCAAGTTCATTTCATCTCCAAATGaatcagatttttatttcacagtaAGCTCTATTTGACTGGGTTCCCAGAGTTATATGCAGCCAATGCAGCCAACTTTTGCTTTGTAGGTATTAAAACCAGGCAAAAATGTCCTGTTCCGCGACTATGGGCTATATGATCACGCCATGCTTAGGTTTAAAGCCGGCAGCAAACTCGGAGAAAACTTTTATGTTAGACAAGATGGAACCAGATCGTATTTTTTTACTGATGGTAAGATTAATGGGATCTGTCTCTGTTTACCTGATTGCATCGTCACTGCAGtactggctgggggtggggatggcgcTACTTAACGCACCTGCACGAGACCCTGGAATGAGCTCTCTGTCACGTGCCACCTGCCTAGCACCTGGGACAACATAGGTACAGCCTCTGGCCACGGTGAGCTCGCAGCCTCCTCTGGTGACAGTGTCTCGTTAGCCTGGTGAACGGACAGGCTCCGGCATGCCACGTGCACACCCTCCCAGGGACTGTGATGGGGAAGGGGGCGCAACTCAGAATCTTCCTCACGTCGTTCAGTCAGACACGGAGGAAATACGACAATATATTGCCTTGTAGTTACTCTCCCAGGTcacagagaaacattttttaaaggttttatttatttattttcagagagaggggaagggagggagaaagagagggagagaaacgatgtgagagagaaatatcatccATCAGTTGCCTGTCCTCCGCCCCCCAAACAGGGTCCGAACgagcagcccagacatgtgctcggaccggaatccaactggtgaccttacAGTTTgcgggacagtgcccaaccagcTCAGCTGTACCAGCAGGGCAAAGAAACAGTTCTCTATGCAAGTGATTGGGTCTGTATTTAAATGCAGAAATTTTCTATAGAGGGGTTCTAAAAagtcactttttatttaaaaaatccaaacatgAGTTTTAAGCCTACTTAATAATCTGGACCATAAGATAATTatctttttaagcttttaaaaaacatttttatttcttgaaataaaatattcttttagatTCTAAATGAAAAATGAGTGAATGCCATTCAGACTGCAAATCATAAAAAGTGTCAGGTGAAAATTAAGCATTTAAAGTTTCTGATTCACGAGATTTGATGAAACCAGTTGTAAGTAAGCGAGAAGACGCAGTAACATCTATAAAGGGCTTCAGAGCATGGTCTTTAGAGTCATGCTCTTAGAGCATTTTTGCTCCACAACCAtttattctatttgtttgtttcacaCATAGTAATGTAGTATTTGGGTCAAATTTTTCTTAAGGTCGATCACCAGCAGATAGTTTTTCCCCCACACTGGTCACAGGTTCTCCTCCTTCGTGCTTGCACAGGCCAGGTGCTTGGTGCAAACAAGTCGAGCACGTGCTCTCTTTGTGTGAATGCAGCCAGCTTGGAACTGCATTGCTTTTCACTCACACATTTGACTTGGGGACTTGCAAGGTGGGCACAGGGCAAGCTGCCCTTGAGCTTCTCTGGTTACCTGTTTAGTTAGGGGGTTTCATTGGAGTGTAAGATGATGAGAAGTAGACATGTGtcactttttaaatcaaaatctTTAAATGGTAGCATGGAAGTTTTCATTACATTACAAAGAAATCTGTCTcagcctcccagccctccccctcgCCCCACTGCGAAGCAAGCTTACCGATCTCCGCATTGAGCGGTGTTGGCCTGCTGTCTTACAGAATTCCTGGCCCGGCTCTTCGTGGACACAGGCTATGAAGAAGTGGTGAACGAGTATGTGTTTCGTGAAACGGTGAACAAAAAAGAAGGCCTGTGTGTGCCGAGAGTTTTCCTTCAGAGCAAATTCCGAAAGTCTCCCAAGGACCCAGCTCCCGGGACCCTGGGCCTAGGTCACACATCCTGACCTTTCACAAGGTTGACTTTGTGCCTCCCCTTGAAGAG
This DNA window, taken from Phyllostomus discolor isolate MPI-MPIP mPhyDis1 chromosome 7, mPhyDis1.pri.v3, whole genome shotgun sequence, encodes the following:
- the METTL6 gene encoding tRNA N(3)-methylcytidine methyltransferase METTL6 isoform X1 gives rise to the protein MTSLQRKGLQGRILSSEEEEKLKRDQVLVSDFKQQKLEKDAQKNWDLFYKRNSTNFFKDRHWTTREFEELRSCREFEDQKLTVLEAGCGVGNCLFPLLEEDLNIFAYACDFSPRAVEYVKQNPLYDTQRCKVFQCDLTEDDLLEHVPPESVDVVMLIFVLSAIHPEKMRLVLQNVYKVLKPGKNVLFRDYGLYDHAMLRFKAGSKLGENFYVRQDGTRSYFFTDEFLARLFVDTGYEEVVNEYVFRETVNKKEGLCVPRVFLQSKFRKSPKDPAPGTLGLGHTS
- the METTL6 gene encoding tRNA N(3)-methylcytidine methyltransferase METTL6 isoform X2, giving the protein MTSLQRKGLQGRILSSEEEEKLKRDQVLVSDFKQQKLEKDAQKNWDLFYKRNSTNFFKDRHWTTREFEELRSCREFEDQKLTVLEAGCGVGNCLFPLLEEDLNIFAYACDFSPRAVEYVKNPLYDTQRCKVFQCDLTEDDLLEHVPPESVDVVMLIFVLSAIHPEKMRLVLQNVYKVLKPGKNVLFRDYGLYDHAMLRFKAGSKLGENFYVRQDGTRSYFFTDEFLARLFVDTGYEEVVNEYVFRETVNKKEGLCVPRVFLQSKFRKSPKDPAPGTLGLGHTS